In Treponema denticola, one genomic interval encodes:
- the rodA gene encoding rod shape-determining protein RodA, with amino-acid sequence MNIRKITNFDYLLFLAVVSLSFIGILFIYSSGINSSGNLVSKEYIKQILWVSTGVLLLLLSCIYDYRRIKDRTFLIYLLGLLLLLYTSIFGAVRHNARSWIGFKNLGIQPSEFIKLIFILFLAYYLDKSQNEAPIKRFIKAIIIMLVPVALILKQPDLGTASVYIPIFLIMCFISGIPLRFILYVFFLGVLTIVFTLMPLWEEVILKTSHVMTNLLKRSQISIIILFAMGISTVIAMIGNVLLKKRYYYWIAYVLSIITLSFAGSIVGVRALKEYQMMRLIIFLDPEVDPLKHGWNIIQSITAIGSGGLTGRGYLMGTQSHYRYLPEQSTDFIFSILSEEWGFLGGLFVFFLYSIVFFRLFISIKRCDDLFGKLIVSGILSMFFFHFFVNVGMVMGIMPITGIPLLFLSYGGSSLWMAMISIGVVIGINLRQL; translated from the coding sequence ATGAACATACGTAAAATTACCAACTTTGATTATTTACTCTTTTTGGCTGTTGTTTCTTTGTCATTTATCGGTATCCTTTTTATTTATTCTTCCGGTATCAACTCAAGCGGTAACCTTGTTTCTAAGGAATATATAAAACAAATTTTATGGGTATCCACCGGAGTTCTTTTGCTTTTGCTTTCTTGTATTTATGACTATAGGCGTATCAAAGATAGAACATTTTTAATTTATTTATTAGGCTTATTATTACTTCTTTATACTAGCATCTTTGGAGCTGTTCGGCATAATGCAAGAAGCTGGATAGGTTTTAAAAATTTAGGTATTCAGCCCTCCGAATTTATAAAGCTGATTTTTATTCTTTTTTTAGCCTACTATTTGGATAAATCCCAAAATGAAGCCCCTATTAAGCGGTTTATAAAAGCTATTATAATAATGCTTGTTCCGGTTGCTCTGATTTTAAAACAGCCTGATCTTGGAACTGCAAGTGTATATATTCCGATTTTTTTGATAATGTGTTTTATTTCGGGTATTCCCTTGCGTTTTATTTTATATGTATTTTTTCTTGGGGTTTTGACGATTGTTTTTACTCTTATGCCTCTTTGGGAGGAGGTAATTTTAAAAACAAGTCATGTTATGACAAATCTTCTAAAGCGTTCTCAAATTTCAATTATCATACTATTTGCAATGGGGATATCGACGGTCATTGCAATGATAGGAAATGTTTTACTAAAAAAACGATATTATTATTGGATTGCCTATGTCCTTTCAATAATTACTTTATCTTTTGCAGGCTCTATTGTTGGAGTGAGGGCTTTAAAAGAATACCAGATGATGCGCTTAATTATTTTTTTGGATCCGGAAGTTGATCCTCTAAAACACGGATGGAATATTATTCAGTCTATTACAGCGATAGGCTCAGGGGGCTTAACCGGAAGAGGTTATCTTATGGGTACACAAAGTCATTACCGTTACCTGCCGGAGCAAAGTACGGACTTCATATTTAGTATTCTATCGGAAGAGTGGGGCTTTTTAGGCGGTCTTTTTGTATTTTTTCTTTACAGTATAGTGTTTTTTAGACTCTTTATTTCAATAAAGCGATGTGATGATCTTTTTGGTAAGTTGATTGTTTCCGGTATTTTATCTATGTTTTTCTTCCATTTTTTTGTAAATGTAGGAATGGTTATGGGAATTATGCCTATTACCGGTATCCCGTTATTATTTTTATCCTATGGAGGGTCTTCTCTTTGGATGGCAATGATTTCTATAGGAGTAGTTATCGGAATAAACTTAAGGCAGCTATAA
- a CDS encoding ABC transporter ATP-binding protein, with amino-acid sequence MIMTPHKSFISYFKIFLFRHKILFASLCLFFFSHIGLTLYIPQLFQKFIDGVSGGLGTKSILVIALFYLAFVFFVEVLNAFRNFFMQKLSWSLTKALRSDMLKNLLQLDMGFYHNNPIGELVECVEGDILILSNNISTFVLDIISNIIILSGILIIVFFNSVLLGCIFVLCSVISIIMMLRQSKKDTSSLETVRKNMAEVNALVTESITGREELHSLNAKGKILEKSDSLHDTSFKNEKKFYRLFTFTMMLSQAITFIEKSCLVVILFYLLKDAKLSLGKTFMLYNYFVLLEWPLEMLAQNATTFQGLGARINRVFKLYIEKPHISFGNKTLDDKTYSVEFKNVSFAYDERDLILDNLSFKINAGDHCALQGRTGSGKSTLVKLLLKLYEPQSGEILLNGVPLNEFSQKSLAENIGYVSQSIVLFYASIRDNIRMFDESISDEQIKEALKKSGMYEKIMALPGGLDYICEDGAANFSGGETQLLACARLFLKQSKIIILDESTAKLDNTEQEKIQLAFNELIENKTAIIIAHRTETLEKTNVKFLFENGKLSQGEKANLSEGGANETN; translated from the coding sequence ATGATCATGACACCACATAAATCGTTTATTTCGTACTTTAAAATTTTTTTATTTAGGCATAAAATACTTTTTGCGAGTTTATGTTTATTCTTTTTTTCTCATATTGGGCTTACTTTGTACATACCTCAGCTTTTTCAAAAGTTTATAGACGGAGTTTCAGGCGGACTTGGGACAAAAAGCATTTTAGTAATTGCTCTTTTTTACTTGGCATTTGTTTTTTTTGTAGAGGTATTAAATGCTTTCCGCAATTTTTTTATGCAAAAGCTTTCTTGGAGTTTAACTAAAGCACTGCGTTCCGATATGCTAAAAAATCTTTTGCAATTGGATATGGGGTTTTATCATAATAATCCTATCGGTGAATTGGTAGAATGTGTTGAAGGAGATATATTAATTCTTTCAAATAATATTTCTACTTTTGTGCTTGATATAATTTCGAATATTATTATTCTATCGGGCATTTTAATAATTGTTTTTTTTAATTCCGTTCTATTAGGATGTATTTTTGTTCTTTGTTCCGTTATCAGTATTATTATGATGTTGCGTCAATCTAAAAAAGATACTAGTTCTCTTGAGACTGTGCGAAAAAACATGGCAGAGGTTAATGCCCTTGTTACGGAAAGTATTACAGGACGAGAAGAGCTTCACAGCTTAAACGCAAAAGGTAAAATCCTTGAAAAGTCAGACAGCTTACATGATACATCTTTTAAAAATGAAAAAAAATTTTATAGACTTTTTACTTTTACGATGATGTTAAGCCAAGCTATAACATTTATTGAAAAATCATGTTTGGTTGTGATCTTGTTTTATTTACTAAAAGATGCGAAGCTAAGCCTCGGTAAAACTTTTATGTTATATAATTATTTTGTGCTTTTAGAATGGCCGCTTGAAATGCTCGCTCAAAATGCAACTACATTTCAAGGACTTGGTGCAAGGATAAATAGAGTCTTTAAATTATACATTGAAAAGCCCCATATTTCTTTTGGGAATAAAACTCTCGATGATAAAACATACAGTGTCGAGTTTAAAAATGTTTCCTTTGCTTATGATGAGCGGGATTTGATTTTAGATAATTTAAGTTTTAAAATAAATGCCGGAGATCATTGTGCTTTACAGGGAAGAACGGGAAGCGGAAAATCGACTCTTGTAAAGCTTTTATTAAAGCTTTACGAACCTCAGTCCGGGGAAATTTTATTAAACGGTGTTCCATTAAATGAGTTCAGTCAAAAATCGCTTGCTGAAAATATCGGATATGTTAGTCAGAGTATTGTTCTTTTTTATGCAAGCATTCGGGATAATATCCGCATGTTTGACGAAAGCATTTCTGATGAGCAAATAAAAGAAGCTTTAAAGAAAAGCGGAATGTATGAAAAAATTATGGCTCTACCGGGAGGCTTAGATTATATTTGTGAAGACGGAGCGGCAAATTTTTCCGGTGGAGAAACTCAGCTTTTAGCTTGTGCGAGGTTATTCTTAAAACAAAGTAAAATTATTATTTTGGACGAGTCCACTGCAAAACTTGATAACACTGAGCAGGAAAAAATTCAGCTTGCATTTAATGAGCTTATAGAAAACAAAACGGCAATTATAATTGCCCACAGAACTGAAACTTTAGAAAAAACAAATGTAAAATTTTTATTTGAGAATGGAAAATTATCTCAAGGAGAAAAAGCTAACCTCTCCGAAGGAGGAGCAAATGAAACAAATTAA
- a CDS encoding ATP-binding cassette domain-containing protein, producing MKQIKPESLLSVNLKVIKRHPFFFLAAMVSAFLLQFTAGLFPAFIEKQMFSLFENKIDLPLGVWFIIILMATGFLFTAFAYITMNMGWLFRTKIKKPFVSKMLRAIILQPKEFDTSEAIGETAYKFREDIDQLSFLLTGSFPHFSTSLVVAIVTVVLMFSVNVTFTFIALFLIAFNIGIITLLLPKVERWRENSLKAVAATSGFLTAALQSTQEIKTDYKNQNFIDAYFNINQKAAKAALQENIGSSLIKSLFRLGHQLITSAMLIFIALNIETINFSVGDLAFFISLSVSLSNFASSVSDFFVSVKQTKISLERVQDIYTKAKNEDAQLDMKIPQEYNIESIVVKNLCVEYPESNFKIEKSFDIYGGEYYFITGAVASGKSSMIKSMLGITKKTGGEIILNGKIIENPEAIFVSPLAVYVPPTPQIFNASLRENLLLGVSSEKEGKITEAEIQKVLRITRLDKDLETMPNGLETKVGNLTGGVSGGQTQRIGIARALLCKTKLVVLDDCFTAVDSGLAGEIRKDIAVLDDLTVIEISNRKPNLEMIPRIKQLEF from the coding sequence ATGAAACAAATTAAACCAGAATCCTTATTATCAGTCAACTTAAAAGTTATAAAACGGCATCCGTTTTTTTTCTTGGCGGCAATGGTCTCGGCTTTTTTGCTTCAGTTTACTGCCGGATTGTTTCCTGCATTTATCGAAAAGCAAATGTTTTCTCTTTTTGAAAATAAAATTGATTTGCCATTGGGTGTTTGGTTTATTATTATTTTGATGGCGACCGGATTTTTGTTTACAGCTTTTGCATATATAACTATGAATATGGGATGGCTTTTTAGAACAAAAATAAAAAAACCTTTTGTAAGTAAAATGCTTCGGGCAATTATATTACAACCGAAAGAGTTTGATACTTCTGAAGCAATCGGGGAAACCGCTTATAAATTCCGTGAAGATATAGATCAACTTTCTTTTTTACTCACAGGATCTTTTCCGCATTTTTCTACATCGCTAGTCGTTGCTATAGTAACAGTTGTGTTAATGTTTTCCGTTAATGTAACTTTTACATTTATTGCTCTCTTTTTAATTGCTTTTAATATTGGGATTATTACTTTGCTGCTTCCAAAGGTAGAACGCTGGCGTGAAAACAGTCTCAAAGCGGTTGCGGCGACTTCAGGTTTTTTAACGGCCGCATTACAATCCACCCAAGAAATAAAAACCGATTATAAAAATCAAAACTTTATAGATGCTTATTTTAATATAAATCAAAAAGCTGCAAAAGCCGCTCTTCAGGAAAATATCGGCAGCTCTTTAATTAAATCACTTTTTAGATTGGGGCATCAGCTGATTACTTCGGCAATGTTGATTTTTATTGCTTTAAACATCGAGACTATTAATTTTTCTGTGGGAGATCTTGCTTTTTTTATCAGCTTATCTGTTTCACTATCTAACTTTGCATCTTCTGTTTCGGATTTTTTTGTCAGCGTAAAACAAACAAAAATTTCTCTGGAGCGTGTTCAAGATATTTATACAAAAGCTAAAAACGAGGATGCACAGCTTGATATGAAAATTCCGCAAGAATATAATATCGAGTCCATTGTTGTCAAAAATCTTTGTGTGGAGTATCCCGAGAGCAATTTTAAAATAGAAAAATCGTTCGATATTTACGGCGGGGAGTATTATTTTATTACAGGTGCCGTTGCTTCGGGAAAAAGTTCTATGATAAAGTCCATGCTGGGAATTACTAAAAAAACCGGCGGTGAAATAATCTTAAATGGAAAAATAATAGAAAATCCCGAAGCGATTTTTGTTTCGCCCCTTGCCGTTTATGTTCCGCCGACCCCGCAAATTTTTAACGCAAGCTTGCGTGAAAATCTTTTACTCGGTGTCAGCTCTGAAAAGGAAGGAAAGATTACCGAAGCGGAAATCCAAAAAGTTTTAAGAATTACCCGCTTAGACAAAGATCTGGAAACTATGCCCAACGGCTTGGAAACAAAAGTCGGTAATTTAACGGGAGGCGTTTCCGGCGGACAAACCCAACGCATCGGAATTGCAAGGGCTCTTTTATGTAAGACTAAACTTGTAGTTTTAGACGATTGCTTTACTGCCGTCGATTCCGGTCTCGCAGGCGAAATTCGCAAAGACATCGCCGTTCTCGATGATTTAACGGTAATCGAAATAAGCAACCGCAAACCAAATCTTGAAATGATTCCGAGGATAAAACAGCTTGAGTTTTAG